From the genome of Vibrio navarrensis, one region includes:
- a CDS encoding D-alanyl-D-alanine carboxypeptidase family protein — MAMNRKLLVTFSATLLASLCSVASIASPMFVPDPPQLSAKGYVLMDYHSGEVLVAKNADVKMNPASLTKLMTAYVAGQEMNRGNIHFDDQVVVSRNAWAKNFPDSSKMFIEVGTSVSMSDLYRGLIVQSGNDASVAIAEHVAGSEAGFVSLMNAWAEKLDLQNSAFTNPHGLDSDGLYSTPRDIAKLGQAIIRDLPAVYPFYSETSFTYNGITQHNRNGLLLDRSLNVDGMKTGFTSGAGYSLATSATSGNMRLISVVMGSNSTSSREIESKQLISYGFRFFDTISPTDANQVLATPRIWMGSQNELKVGIAEPVYLTLSKGKSKSLQAELVYTSDITAPVKKQQVVGQVRYKIDDKVVKQVDLVALESVDEGSVFKRVVDWFKRWLSNLF; from the coding sequence ATGGCTATGAATAGAAAACTTCTTGTGACCTTTAGTGCGACGCTGCTTGCCAGTTTGTGCAGCGTGGCGTCTATCGCTTCCCCTATGTTTGTGCCTGATCCACCGCAACTGAGCGCCAAAGGCTATGTGTTGATGGATTACCACTCCGGCGAAGTGCTCGTCGCCAAAAATGCCGACGTGAAGATGAACCCTGCCAGCTTGACCAAGTTGATGACCGCATATGTGGCGGGGCAGGAGATGAATCGCGGTAACATTCATTTTGACGATCAAGTGGTGGTGAGTCGCAATGCTTGGGCAAAAAACTTTCCCGACTCTTCAAAAATGTTCATTGAAGTCGGTACTTCAGTCAGCATGAGCGATCTGTATCGCGGGCTTATTGTTCAGTCTGGAAATGACGCCAGTGTGGCGATTGCAGAGCATGTTGCCGGCAGCGAGGCGGGGTTTGTCAGCTTAATGAACGCTTGGGCGGAGAAACTCGACCTGCAAAACAGTGCGTTTACCAATCCGCATGGGCTCGACAGCGATGGGCTTTATTCAACTCCACGTGATATTGCCAAGTTGGGCCAAGCGATTATTCGTGATTTGCCCGCCGTCTACCCGTTTTACAGTGAGACTTCGTTTACCTACAACGGTATCACCCAGCACAACCGTAATGGCTTGCTGCTCGATCGCAGCCTCAATGTGGACGGAATGAAAACGGGCTTTACTAGTGGTGCGGGGTATAGTCTCGCCACGTCCGCGACCAGCGGTAACATGCGCCTCATCTCGGTGGTGATGGGCTCAAACAGCACCAGTAGTCGAGAAATTGAGAGCAAGCAATTGATCAGTTATGGCTTTCGCTTTTTCGATACGATTTCTCCTACCGATGCAAACCAAGTATTAGCCACGCCAAGGATCTGGATGGGTAGCCAAAATGAGCTCAAAGTCGGTATCGCCGAACCCGTTTATTTAACGTTAAGCAAAGGTAAGAGCAAAAGTTTGCAAGCGGAGCTGGTGTACACCAGCGATATAACCGCGCCAGTGAAAAAGCAGCAGGTGGTTGGTCAGGTGCGGTATAAAATTGATGATAAGGTGGTCAAGCAAGTGGACTTGGTGGCATTGGAATCGGTGGACGAAGGTAGCGTGTTTAAACGTGTAGTAGATTGGTTTAAGCGTTGGCTGAGCAATCTATTCTAA
- a CDS encoding NUDIX hydrolase, producing the protein MRHLQTAVHPDIDHLDDKIIVKRNAARAICLDGEDILLLYTERYHDYTIPGGGLDQGEDVIAGMIRELQEETGAMNIHHIKPFGIYEEFRPWYKGEANVMHMHSYCYTCNIDRELGETRFEQYEINNGMRPMWINIHQAIVHNEHTMALSSKKGLSIERETFLLRLIAKELL; encoded by the coding sequence ATGAGACATCTACAAACCGCCGTTCATCCGGATATTGATCATCTCGACGATAAAATCATTGTCAAACGCAACGCCGCCCGGGCGATTTGCCTTGATGGTGAGGATATTCTATTGCTTTACACCGAGCGTTATCATGACTACACCATTCCCGGTGGCGGTTTGGACCAAGGGGAGGATGTGATTGCTGGGATGATCCGCGAGCTGCAAGAAGAGACGGGGGCGATGAATATTCATCACATCAAACCGTTTGGTATCTATGAAGAGTTTCGCCCTTGGTATAAAGGAGAGGCGAATGTGATGCACATGCACTCGTATTGTTATACCTGCAACATCGACCGAGAACTCGGTGAGACGCGCTTTGAACAGTATGAAATCAACAACGGTATGCGACCTATGTGGATCAATATTCATCAGGCGATTGTGCATAATGAGCACACCATGGCGCTAAGTTCGAAAAAGGGGTTAAGCATCGAGCGAGAGACCTTCTTGCTACGCTTGATTGCCAAAGAGTTGCTCTAA
- a CDS encoding TonB-dependent receptor domain-containing protein — MKPHFPISCKVSLISLAVFHSLVLHASEQTDESVEVLGVRYAKPITVAKPAETIVDSDQIEEQQYANFAELVGSVPGATLDGGARSGGERINIRGFSDPSDIAVYVDGAPIGFQQYRYGTFFFDPFLIGETEVIKGAHDYQALNGKFGGVIRIKTKTVDDLLEVGQNLGARVSTGYNTNGNESSQTLSFYGRSDTGFYFLANGSLKDSQDVQVGGGETVDYSAFVQDNLLLKVGYLSNHHQLNVITTRYRDEGRKPWANRRGKMPDISDYNIKKYGSLEAAQYANTAYNTYQDNTTTLSYRYMPSSPYLDLTLTAARSKNERHWVRPDIAFEKMFVSVGNYGHESWLSYQRDYVDLSNRASFRDHDLVMGLQYEKTDRQSLVYNESYKSKAEKNYGWYTPYFEPSGEQSIYAVYVADHYRLSDALQIIPSLRYEYIESQGKGNAAPDYNDPDAGHNYSKTTHKGFSPRLDINYQASPSTLLNFSYAYALKAPTIDDLYSVQFAKASAPASAQDLDVSRVHAYQGSVIQIDEDLFGDNSALATELTIFFNDISNNVGNRQGDNLAKESKALQSWNTNLDGYKIYGFELISQLRWHDFYSDFSASYARGKNKGSLKDSTGADEDLPNVPPLNINLGLGYEWMEGLRTGWKVRWYDVQNKTEPGNMLSNLPSDQYTLQDAYLNWDVKQVPGLRTGVVVKNLTDRYYEPYLMNGVPALGREIKLHLSYKY, encoded by the coding sequence ATGAAACCTCATTTTCCAATTTCTTGTAAAGTAAGCCTAATCTCTTTAGCGGTATTCCACAGTCTCGTTCTGCATGCCAGTGAACAAACTGATGAATCAGTGGAAGTACTTGGGGTGCGTTACGCCAAACCCATCACCGTCGCCAAGCCGGCAGAAACCATCGTCGATTCTGATCAGATTGAAGAGCAGCAGTACGCAAACTTTGCTGAGCTAGTTGGCTCGGTACCCGGTGCGACGCTGGATGGTGGAGCGCGTTCTGGTGGCGAACGGATCAACATTCGCGGTTTTAGCGATCCAAGTGACATCGCTGTTTACGTTGACGGCGCACCGATCGGTTTTCAGCAGTATCGCTATGGCACCTTTTTCTTTGACCCATTCTTGATCGGAGAAACCGAAGTCATCAAAGGGGCACATGATTACCAAGCGTTGAACGGCAAATTTGGCGGCGTGATCCGCATCAAAACCAAAACGGTTGATGATCTTCTAGAGGTTGGGCAAAACTTGGGCGCGCGCGTTTCCACCGGTTACAACACCAATGGTAATGAGAGTAGCCAAACCTTAAGCTTTTACGGGCGCAGTGACACAGGGTTTTACTTCTTAGCCAATGGTTCACTCAAAGATTCGCAAGATGTGCAAGTCGGCGGCGGCGAAACAGTCGATTACTCGGCGTTTGTGCAAGATAACTTGCTGTTGAAAGTCGGTTATCTAAGCAATCATCACCAGTTGAACGTGATCACCACACGTTATCGTGATGAAGGACGCAAGCCTTGGGCGAACCGCCGTGGAAAAATGCCGGATATCTCCGACTACAACATCAAAAAATATGGTTCGCTTGAAGCGGCGCAGTACGCCAATACGGCATACAACACTTATCAAGACAACACCACCACCTTGTCTTATCGCTACATGCCCTCCAGTCCGTACCTCGATCTTACCTTGACTGCGGCGCGTTCCAAAAACGAACGGCACTGGGTTCGCCCGGATATCGCTTTTGAAAAAATGTTTGTGTCGGTTGGCAATTACGGGCACGAATCATGGCTCAGTTACCAACGTGACTACGTCGATTTGTCCAACCGCGCGAGTTTTCGTGACCACGATCTGGTGATGGGGCTGCAATACGAAAAAACCGATCGTCAGTCGCTGGTGTACAACGAGTCGTACAAAAGCAAAGCGGAGAAGAACTACGGTTGGTATACGCCCTATTTTGAACCGTCGGGCGAGCAATCGATTTATGCCGTGTATGTGGCGGATCACTATCGCCTGAGTGATGCGCTGCAGATTATTCCGTCACTGCGCTACGAGTACATCGAAAGCCAAGGGAAAGGCAACGCGGCGCCCGATTACAATGACCCTGATGCAGGGCATAATTATAGCAAAACCACACATAAGGGCTTTAGTCCACGTTTAGACATCAACTACCAGGCGAGCCCAAGTACGCTGCTCAATTTCTCTTACGCGTACGCACTTAAAGCGCCTACGATTGACGATCTCTATTCGGTGCAGTTTGCCAAGGCCAGCGCTCCCGCCTCAGCGCAAGATTTAGACGTGTCGCGCGTGCATGCTTATCAGGGCAGTGTCATTCAGATTGATGAGGATTTATTTGGCGACAACAGTGCACTGGCCACAGAGCTGACGATTTTTTTCAACGACATCAGCAACAATGTTGGCAACCGACAGGGAGACAACTTAGCGAAAGAGAGTAAAGCGCTGCAAAGTTGGAATACCAATCTCGATGGTTACAAAATTTATGGTTTTGAGCTGATTTCGCAACTTCGTTGGCACGATTTCTATTCCGATTTCTCCGCCAGTTATGCTCGCGGCAAAAACAAAGGCAGCTTGAAAGATTCGACGGGAGCCGATGAGGATCTCCCAAACGTACCACCGCTTAACATCAACCTCGGTCTTGGTTATGAGTGGATGGAAGGGTTACGCACCGGCTGGAAGGTACGTTGGTACGATGTTCAAAACAAAACCGAACCGGGCAATATGCTGTCAAATCTGCCGAGCGATCAATACACGCTGCAAGACGCTTATCTTAACTGGGACGTCAAACAAGTACCGGGGCTGCGCACCGGAGTTGTAGTGAAGAATCTTACGGATCGCTACTACGAACCCTATTTGATGAACGGGGTGCCAGCGCTCGGACGAGAAATCAAGCTGCACCTTAGCTACAAATATTAG
- a CDS encoding exopolyphosphatase → MSQQKFRLVTRSDFDGLVCAVLLKQQDLIDEIKFVHPKDMQDGLIDITANDIVTNLPYVAEAHLVFDHHLSETIRNRGERANHIIDPNAPSAARVVWDYYGGTSVFPHEWLEMMEAVDKGDSAQFSRDEVLDSQGWNLLNFLMDARTGLGRFREFRISNYNLMMDLIEYCKHHTIEQILELPDVKERIDLYREHEVMFKEQIQRCATVYDNLVLLDLTGEETIYAGNRFIIYALFPQCNISIHKMWGFQKQNIVFATGKSIFDRSSKTNIGALMLNYGGGGHHAAGTCQIKVEDAERVQAELIAQINRDG, encoded by the coding sequence ATGTCACAACAAAAATTCCGACTGGTAACGCGCAGTGATTTCGACGGTTTGGTTTGCGCTGTGTTGCTCAAGCAGCAAGATTTGATCGATGAGATAAAGTTCGTGCACCCGAAAGACATGCAAGACGGGCTGATTGACATTACGGCAAACGACATTGTGACCAACTTGCCTTACGTCGCGGAAGCGCACTTGGTGTTTGACCATCACTTATCCGAGACGATTCGTAACCGTGGCGAGCGCGCAAACCACATCATCGACCCTAATGCGCCTTCGGCGGCGCGAGTGGTATGGGATTACTACGGCGGTACATCGGTTTTCCCGCATGAGTGGTTGGAAATGATGGAGGCGGTGGATAAGGGCGACTCTGCGCAGTTTTCCCGCGATGAAGTGCTTGATTCCCAAGGGTGGAACTTACTTAACTTTTTGATGGACGCGCGCACCGGATTAGGCCGTTTTCGCGAATTTCGCATCTCAAACTACAACTTGATGATGGATCTGATCGAGTACTGCAAACATCACACCATAGAGCAGATTCTGGAGCTGCCGGACGTCAAAGAGCGTATTGATCTCTATCGTGAGCATGAAGTGATGTTTAAAGAGCAGATCCAGCGCTGCGCCACGGTGTATGACAATTTGGTACTGCTCGATTTGACCGGTGAAGAGACCATTTACGCCGGCAACCGTTTCATCATTTACGCTCTGTTTCCGCAATGTAACATTTCAATCCACAAGATGTGGGGCTTTCAAAAGCAGAACATCGTGTTTGCCACGGGTAAGTCGATTTTTGATCGCAGCTCGAAAACCAACATTGGCGCATTGATGCTCAACTATGGCGGAGGTGGCCACCACGCTGCGGGAACCTGCCAAATTAAAGTGGAAGACGCCGAGCGTGTCCAAGCGGAGTTGATCGCTCAGATCAATCGAGACGGATAG
- a CDS encoding YdcF family protein: MNANHVVIVLGKRLFANQLTEEGRSRVEAIVAALSEGALDKQCLIAFCGGMTQGQTRSEASAMLEHFTLLCQQQGLVVAPERILLEEQSTSTVENILQVSRVLIESGVCQRGSQLNVTFVSNDYHLQRIFEIQQSMDEQGLLRVLRERCAALGAELAISYRLQDHLSVPYPHHGPQAELFLLIDELTPYRVYLEGVARGVFQRPLAEVRALPLQSATRALTRIGAIIAQRAEYAALNFDFARLQGWIGDTPPEANIESVKAIARVFNQQLISLNRQLDPEQTSIFCLN; the protein is encoded by the coding sequence ATGAACGCAAACCACGTGGTGATAGTCCTCGGTAAGAGACTGTTTGCTAACCAATTAACCGAAGAAGGGCGCAGTCGCGTCGAGGCAATAGTGGCCGCGCTGAGCGAAGGTGCGCTGGATAAACAGTGCCTGATCGCTTTTTGTGGTGGCATGACCCAAGGGCAAACTCGCTCAGAAGCGAGCGCGATGCTTGAGCACTTCACTCTTCTTTGCCAGCAACAAGGGTTGGTCGTTGCGCCTGAGCGAATTCTTTTAGAAGAGCAATCAACCAGTACGGTAGAAAATATTCTGCAAGTCTCGCGGGTGCTGATCGAAAGCGGTGTTTGTCAGCGGGGTAGTCAGTTGAACGTGACGTTTGTCTCGAACGATTACCACTTGCAGCGCATCTTTGAGATCCAGCAATCGATGGACGAACAAGGTCTGCTGCGCGTTTTGCGAGAGCGCTGCGCGGCGCTTGGCGCTGAATTAGCCATCAGCTATCGCTTGCAAGATCATCTGAGTGTGCCGTATCCGCATCATGGCCCGCAGGCGGAGCTGTTTTTGTTGATCGACGAATTAACGCCCTATCGGGTCTATTTGGAAGGGGTGGCACGTGGCGTTTTCCAGCGGCCGCTTGCCGAGGTAAGAGCGCTACCACTGCAAAGCGCGACGCGTGCTTTGACGCGGATTGGGGCGATTATTGCCCAGCGCGCCGAGTACGCTGCGCTAAACTTTGACTTTGCGCGTTTGCAGGGCTGGATTGGTGATACACCACCTGAGGCAAATATTGAGTCGGTAAAAGCAATTGCTCGCGTGTTCAACCAACAGCTTATCTCGCTCAACCGCCAGCTCGATCCGGAACAAACCTCAATCTTTTGCCTCAATTAA
- a CDS encoding L-serine ammonia-lyase, with protein MLSIFDIFKIGVGPSSSHTNGPMIAGYQFTQLLGEDLAKVHRVQVDLYGSLSLTGRGHHTDRAVILGLLGNRPDTIRMTSANLALHQAINEGQLSLSGERFITFHFASDILFHRDNLPLHENGMTISAFDSQGERIAFETYYSIGGGFIATADELLNGKKEQGVAVDFPFKNAEEMLELAEKNGLSLGGMILRNEQAFHDMATIDAKAEQIWKVMSLCMKRGFDTEGILEGGLNVTRRAPNLLKKLEANAAIENDPMEIMDWINLFAFAVSEENAAGGQVVTSPTNGAAGVIPAVLMYYHKFIKELDTKQLKDFLAVSGAIGILYKTNASISGAEVGCQGEIGVSSSMAAAGLTALRGGSNEQICIAAEIAMEHSLGMTCDPIGGLVQVPCIERNAMGAMKAINASRMALKRTSKCLISLDKVIDTMYQTGKDMNKKYRETSLGGLALIHMAPPCE; from the coding sequence ATGCTGTCAATTTTCGATATCTTCAAAATCGGCGTCGGGCCTTCAAGTTCTCACACTAATGGCCCTATGATTGCCGGGTATCAGTTTACCCAATTGTTGGGCGAGGATCTTGCCAAAGTTCATCGCGTTCAGGTGGATCTCTACGGTTCGCTATCATTGACGGGCCGCGGCCACCACACCGACAGAGCGGTGATTCTTGGTTTGCTGGGCAATCGGCCAGACACCATTCGCATGACCAGTGCTAACCTCGCGCTGCATCAAGCGATTAATGAGGGGCAGCTTTCACTCAGCGGTGAACGTTTTATCACCTTCCATTTTGCCAGCGACATTCTGTTTCATCGCGACAACCTGCCGTTACACGAAAATGGCATGACCATCAGTGCCTTTGACTCGCAGGGTGAGCGGATTGCCTTCGAGACTTACTATTCGATTGGCGGCGGGTTTATTGCCACCGCCGATGAACTCCTCAATGGCAAGAAAGAACAAGGTGTCGCTGTCGATTTTCCGTTCAAAAATGCAGAGGAAATGCTCGAACTGGCGGAAAAAAATGGCCTGAGCCTCGGCGGAATGATCCTACGCAATGAACAAGCGTTCCATGATATGGCCACCATTGATGCCAAAGCAGAGCAGATCTGGAAGGTGATGAGTTTGTGCATGAAACGCGGCTTTGACACCGAAGGCATTTTGGAAGGGGGATTGAACGTCACGCGCCGCGCCCCTAACCTGCTGAAAAAGCTTGAAGCCAATGCCGCGATTGAAAATGACCCGATGGAAATCATGGACTGGATCAACTTGTTTGCCTTTGCGGTCAGCGAAGAGAATGCGGCGGGTGGCCAAGTGGTGACCTCCCCGACCAATGGCGCGGCTGGCGTTATTCCTGCTGTTCTGATGTATTACCATAAATTCATCAAAGAGTTAGATACAAAACAGCTCAAAGATTTTCTCGCCGTTTCTGGCGCCATTGGCATCTTGTACAAAACTAACGCTTCCATCTCTGGAGCAGAAGTCGGCTGCCAAGGCGAAATCGGCGTCTCTTCTTCGATGGCTGCGGCCGGGTTAACCGCGCTGCGCGGTGGCAGTAACGAGCAAATCTGCATTGCCGCGGAAATCGCCATGGAACACTCACTCGGCATGACCTGCGATCCGATAGGTGGTTTAGTGCAAGTACCCTGTATCGAACGTAATGCTATGGGCGCGATGAAGGCGATCAACGCCTCACGCATGGCCTTAAAACGCACCAGCAAATGCCTAATATCATTAGATAAAGTTATTGATACCATGTATCAAACCGGCAAAGACATGAACAAAAAGTATCGGGAGACTTCACTCGGTGGATTGGCGTTAATCCACATGGCGCCACCATGCGAATAG
- a CDS encoding peptide MFS transporter: MWNKLNKSMMFCQMMFGLSFYGVMVILTRFFLEELNYSEADTMMVVGAFSAIGPLFAIAGGFIADKFLGAYRALTIAYFGFASGYTLLVLGATTQNVPMALSGIALASYSRGLMSPSYPSLYKRTFNSQEDFENGYPVNYSVNNIGAFLGQYLFPMFVLVVGFNGSFMLSAVLAASAVITLVVMHKGLRDVAAEIDQQPVSSKHWAAFLALSAGMIGLVFFMFSNMAIGQNIVYAIGAAAIVYFISLMLKSDKSDALKMGTILIITFLTTCFFVYYGQMMTSMNMVAINTMRGDLFGFIPVAPEAAMAMNPLWCMVAGPVIALFFSSLEKRNINFSTATKVGFSFILTAIAFGILTLAVTTVGEDVLIRPEIFLAIHFFQAFAEVIVGSMVVAFILSVAPKQIENFSVSLFSVAIALSGIVGAVFSTSIALEKGQAITQEIVHTVYGDYFQLLTVLAVVMVGVALGASLVIRKMLQAAEAKQTPAESIELEAHS; this comes from the coding sequence ATGTGGAATAAACTAAATAAATCCATGATGTTCTGCCAAATGATGTTTGGCTTATCCTTCTACGGCGTGATGGTCATCCTGACCCGATTTTTTCTCGAAGAGCTAAATTACAGCGAAGCGGACACCATGATGGTGGTCGGTGCTTTTTCCGCCATCGGGCCGCTGTTTGCCATTGCGGGCGGCTTCATTGCCGACAAGTTCCTCGGTGCTTATCGGGCTCTGACTATCGCTTATTTCGGCTTCGCCAGTGGCTACACTTTGTTGGTGCTTGGCGCCACAACGCAAAATGTACCGATGGCACTCAGTGGTATCGCTTTAGCGAGCTATTCACGCGGTTTGATGTCTCCTTCCTATCCCAGTTTATACAAGCGCACTTTTAACTCTCAGGAAGACTTTGAAAACGGCTACCCAGTGAACTACTCGGTCAACAACATTGGTGCCTTCCTCGGTCAATACCTGTTCCCGATGTTTGTGTTGGTCGTTGGCTTTAACGGCAGCTTTATGCTCTCAGCGGTGTTGGCCGCTTCTGCCGTAATCACTTTAGTGGTGATGCATAAAGGGCTGCGTGATGTAGCCGCGGAAATCGACCAGCAACCCGTCAGCAGCAAACACTGGGCAGCTTTTCTCGCCTTATCTGCCGGCATGATCGGCTTAGTGTTCTTCATGTTCTCCAACATGGCGATAGGACAGAACATCGTTTACGCCATCGGCGCCGCAGCAATCGTCTATTTCATATCACTGATGCTGAAATCGGATAAGAGCGATGCACTGAAGATGGGGACCATCTTAATCATCACCTTCCTCACCACCTGCTTCTTTGTCTACTACGGCCAAATGATGACCTCGATGAACATGGTGGCGATCAACACCATGCGCGGCGATCTGTTTGGTTTTATTCCGGTTGCACCAGAAGCAGCTATGGCGATGAACCCACTTTGGTGTATGGTGGCAGGTCCCGTGATCGCACTGTTTTTCTCTAGCCTTGAAAAACGCAACATCAACTTCTCTACCGCCACCAAAGTCGGCTTCTCGTTTATTCTCACCGCGATTGCCTTTGGCATTCTAACTTTGGCAGTGACCACTGTCGGTGAAGATGTGCTGATCCGCCCTGAAATTTTCCTAGCCATTCACTTCTTCCAAGCTTTTGCTGAAGTGATTGTCGGTTCAATGGTGGTCGCCTTTATCCTTTCGGTTGCGCCGAAACAGATCGAAAACTTCTCGGTCAGTCTCTTTTCGGTGGCGATTGCGCTAAGCGGTATTGTTGGTGCGGTGTTCTCCACCTCAATAGCGCTGGAGAAAGGCCAAGCCATCACCCAAGAAATTGTGCACACTGTGTATGGAGACTACTTCCAGTTGCTCACCGTATTGGCCGTCGTGATGGTTGGTGTGGCACTTGGCGCGTCTCTGGTGATTCGCAAAATGTTGCAAGCAGCAGAGGCTAAGCAAACCCCTGCAGAAAGTATTGAACTGGAAGCGCACAGCTGA
- a CDS encoding outer membrane beta-barrel protein produces the protein MSYKYAFAGLLSLFSLVAHAAPNKHVIGGSLGYGDVSYSTKVGDQDGDMFLGDIYYRYMFNEYFGIEPGLKGAFNGIGSTLISPLSKVKDVSYGGERVSGYASYPLGAGFELYGKGGLTYYTLSYTVETSGQSKEYKESSLGGEAAAGVAWAYKHFGLNLEYNYAKNSDFSSGGVMVGAQVRF, from the coding sequence ATGTCTTATAAATACGCTTTCGCTGGTTTGCTGTCTCTCTTTTCCTTAGTAGCGCACGCTGCGCCCAACAAGCACGTGATTGGTGGTAGTTTGGGCTATGGTGACGTTAGCTATAGCACCAAAGTTGGCGACCAAGATGGCGATATGTTTCTTGGCGATATCTACTACCGCTATATGTTCAATGAGTACTTTGGCATCGAGCCTGGTTTAAAAGGGGCGTTTAATGGCATTGGTTCCACGCTGATAAGCCCACTCAGCAAAGTGAAAGATGTCAGCTATGGCGGAGAGAGAGTGAGTGGTTACGCCAGTTACCCACTGGGAGCCGGTTTTGAGCTCTACGGAAAAGGCGGCCTCACTTACTACACACTCAGCTACACAGTGGAAACCAGTGGTCAGAGCAAAGAGTATAAAGAATCAAGCCTTGGTGGTGAAGCGGCGGCGGGTGTCGCTTGGGCTTACAAACACTTCGGTTTAAACCTCGAATACAACTACGCCAAAAACAGCGACTTTTCTTCTGGCGGAGTGATGGTTGGCGCTCAAGTGCGCTTTTAA
- the phnR gene encoding phosphonate utilization transcriptional regulator PhnR, whose translation MQYVKIKDAIVEQIEAGMLSPRQKLPAERKLAESFDTTRVTLREALGLLEAEGRIYREDRRGWFISPAPLRYDPTQALNFTNMALAQNRQPKTELLLAKAILANKVASRLLNLQPFSDVYRVDRVRYLEDRPVAYVTNYVRPERFPSLLDFDLSQSLTDIYRDHFGVVYQQTRYRITTSSLLGDVVQALRATSGTPAMVVERVNYSQQGELIDCHIEYWRHDALCIESLTQLSHHKPKAG comes from the coding sequence GTGCAATACGTAAAAATTAAAGATGCCATCGTAGAGCAGATTGAAGCGGGCATGTTGTCACCTCGGCAGAAACTGCCCGCAGAGCGTAAACTGGCGGAATCGTTTGACACCACGCGCGTGACTCTGCGCGAGGCGCTGGGCCTGCTTGAAGCGGAAGGGCGCATCTACCGCGAAGATCGCCGAGGCTGGTTTATCTCACCTGCGCCGCTGCGTTATGATCCGACGCAAGCGCTCAATTTTACTAATATGGCTTTGGCGCAAAATCGTCAACCGAAAACCGAACTTCTGCTGGCAAAAGCCATCTTGGCCAATAAAGTGGCCTCACGTCTGCTGAATTTACAGCCGTTCTCCGATGTTTATCGTGTTGATCGTGTGCGTTATCTTGAAGATCGCCCAGTGGCGTACGTGACTAACTATGTGCGCCCAGAGCGCTTTCCTAGTCTTTTGGATTTCGATTTGTCGCAATCGCTGACGGACATTTACCGCGATCACTTTGGTGTGGTGTATCAGCAAACTCGTTACCGCATTACCACCAGCAGTCTATTAGGTGATGTGGTTCAAGCGCTGCGCGCTACATCGGGTACGCCAGCGATGGTGGTTGAACGAGTCAACTACAGCCAGCAAGGCGAGTTGATTGATTGCCATATTGAGTATTGGCGCCATGATGCATTGTGTATTGAATCGTTAACACAACTGTCTCATCATAAACCTAAGGCGGGTTAG